One stretch of Variovorax sp. 54 DNA includes these proteins:
- the hpf gene encoding ribosome hibernation-promoting factor, HPF/YfiA family encodes MNLTISGHHLDVTPALRTYVTSKLDRITRHFDQVVDVKVILTVEKQKEKERRQRAECNIHVKGNDMFAESSHADLYAAVDELVDKLDRQVVRHKDRLQDHHHVAPKRVM; translated from the coding sequence ATGAATTTGACGATCAGCGGTCATCACCTCGACGTCACACCTGCCTTGCGCACCTACGTCACGAGCAAGCTGGACCGGATCACGCGACATTTCGACCAGGTGGTCGATGTCAAGGTGATCCTCACGGTGGAAAAGCAGAAGGAAAAGGAACGCCGCCAAAGGGCGGAGTGCAACATTCACGTCAAAGGCAATGACATGTTCGCGGAATCGAGCCACGCTGATCTGTACGCCGCAGTCGATGAACTGGTCGACAAGCTCGACCGTCAGGTGGTCCGCCACAAGGATCGCCTGCAAGACCACCATCACGTGGCGCCCAAGCGCGTGATGTAA
- a CDS encoding PTS sugar transporter subunit IIA yields MNRLASILPPAQVLVSVDATSKKRAFEEAGLLFESLHGLGRALITDSLFARERLGSTGLGHGVAIPHGRIKGLKAPMAAVFQLANPIGFDAPDEQPVALLIFLLVPEAATQKHLEILSEIAELLSDAGLREQIKSSTDAAALHGLIAGWQSTQVA; encoded by the coding sequence ATGAATCGCCTCGCGTCCATCCTGCCGCCCGCTCAAGTGCTCGTGAGCGTTGACGCCACCAGCAAGAAACGTGCTTTCGAAGAAGCTGGCCTTCTGTTCGAAAGCCTTCACGGCCTGGGACGTGCCCTCATCACCGACAGCCTGTTTGCGCGCGAGCGCCTCGGCTCCACCGGTCTGGGCCATGGCGTTGCCATTCCGCATGGCCGCATCAAGGGCCTCAAGGCCCCGATGGCCGCGGTGTTCCAGCTGGCGAACCCCATCGGCTTCGACGCTCCCGACGAGCAGCCCGTGGCGCTGCTGATCTTCCTGCTGGTGCCCGAAGCGGCCACGCAGAAGCACCTCGAAATCCTGTCTGAAATTGCCGAGCTGCTGAGCGACGCCGGCCTGCGCGAGCAGATCAAGTCCAGCACCGACGCCGCCGCACTGCACGGCCTCATTGCCGGCTGGCAATCGACCCAGGTCGCCTGA
- the hprK gene encoding HPr(Ser) kinase/phosphatase: MKPTVISADAMFEEFRGSLRWEWLAGLGASERQFDPDVISRAQSAADLVGYLNYIHPYRVQILGAREVAYLTRGSKEDCVRRIGRIVTLEPPMLVLADGQAAPDELLSICERAQLPLFATRESSAFVIDLLRAYLSKHFAERTSMHGVFMDILGMGVMITGESGLGKSELGLELISRGNGLVADDAVDLYRINQNTIEGRCPDLLLNLLEVRGIGLLDIRAIFGETAVRRKMRLKLIVHLVRRDSFERDYERMPSAPLTQDVLGIPVRKVIIQVVAGRNIAVLVEAAVRNSILQLRGIDTYADFVARHHKAMESGRDPD, translated from the coding sequence ATGAAGCCGACCGTCATCAGCGCCGATGCCATGTTCGAGGAGTTCCGCGGATCGCTCCGCTGGGAATGGCTCGCGGGGCTCGGCGCCTCGGAGCGCCAGTTCGACCCCGACGTCATCAGCCGCGCGCAGTCGGCCGCCGACCTGGTCGGCTACCTGAACTACATCCACCCATACCGCGTGCAGATCCTGGGTGCGCGCGAGGTGGCCTACCTCACGCGCGGCAGCAAGGAAGACTGCGTGCGCCGCATCGGGCGCATCGTCACGCTGGAGCCGCCGATGCTGGTGCTGGCCGACGGCCAGGCCGCACCCGACGAGCTGTTGTCGATCTGCGAGCGCGCGCAACTGCCGCTCTTTGCCACGCGCGAATCGTCGGCCTTCGTGATCGACCTGCTGCGCGCCTACCTGTCCAAGCACTTCGCCGAGCGCACCTCGATGCACGGCGTGTTCATGGACATCCTGGGCATGGGCGTGATGATCACGGGCGAGTCGGGCCTCGGCAAAAGCGAGCTCGGCCTGGAGCTGATCTCGCGCGGCAACGGCCTCGTGGCCGACGATGCGGTCGACCTGTACCGCATCAACCAGAACACCATCGAGGGCCGCTGCCCCGACCTGCTGCTCAACCTGCTGGAGGTGCGCGGCATCGGCCTGCTGGACATCCGCGCGATCTTCGGCGAGACGGCGGTGCGCCGGAAGATGCGGCTGAAGCTCATCGTGCACCTCGTGCGGCGCGACAGCTTCGAGCGCGACTACGAGCGCATGCCCTCGGCGCCGCTCACGCAGGACGTGCTGGGCATCCCGGTGCGCAAGGTCATCATCCAGGTGGTGGCGGGGCGCAACATCGCCGTGCTGGTGGAAGCCGCGGTACGCAATTCGATCCTGCAGCTGCGCGGCATCGATACGTATGCCGATTTCGTGGCGCGCCACCACAAGGCGATGGAGAGCGGGCGCGATCCGGACTGA
- the fur gene encoding ferric iron uptake transcriptional regulator, producing MANIDELKNTGLKATLPRLKILEIFQTGSQRHMTAEDVFRVLLNEHSDIGLATVYRVLTQFEQAGILERSHFESGKAVYELNEGTHHDHLICTSCGKVEEFYDAEIERRQQMIAKDKGWILQDHAMSLYGLCGDCVKKR from the coding sequence ATGGCCAACATCGACGAACTCAAGAACACCGGCCTCAAGGCCACCTTGCCGCGGCTGAAGATCCTCGAGATCTTCCAGACCGGCAGCCAGCGGCACATGACAGCGGAAGACGTCTTCCGCGTGCTGCTCAACGAACACTCCGACATCGGACTGGCCACCGTGTACCGCGTGCTGACGCAGTTCGAGCAGGCCGGCATCCTGGAGCGCAGCCACTTCGAAAGCGGCAAGGCGGTCTACGAGCTGAACGAAGGCACGCACCACGACCACCTGATCTGCACCTCGTGCGGCAAGGTCGAGGAGTTCTACGACGCCGAGATCGAGCGCCGCCAGCAGATGATCGCCAAGGACAAGGGCTGGATCCTGCAGGACCACGCCATGTCGCTGTACGGCCTGTGCGGCGATTGCGTCAAGAAGCGCTGA
- a CDS encoding outer membrane protein assembly factor BamE, giving the protein MPAILQRRPWLLVAAIAATLALGACSGFSERTRGALSAVTPYKVEVVQGNFVSKEQVAALKPGMSRQQVREILGTSLLNDVFHANRWDYVFTIRRQGVDPQERRLTVFFNGELMDRFEGDEMPSEEEFVATLDTRRKTGKVPQLEATEDELKKFAPKDDKKADTTGTPAAPVPALPAAYPPLEAAR; this is encoded by the coding sequence ATGCCTGCCATCCTCCAACGCCGGCCCTGGTTGCTGGTTGCTGCCATTGCGGCGACGCTCGCCCTCGGTGCCTGCAGCGGTTTCAGCGAACGCACGCGTGGCGCGCTGTCTGCCGTCACCCCCTACAAAGTCGAAGTGGTGCAGGGCAATTTCGTGTCGAAGGAACAGGTCGCGGCACTCAAGCCCGGCATGTCGCGCCAACAGGTGCGCGAGATCCTTGGCACCTCGCTGCTGAACGACGTCTTCCACGCCAACCGCTGGGACTATGTCTTCACGATCCGCCGCCAGGGCGTCGATCCGCAGGAGCGCCGCCTGACCGTGTTCTTCAACGGTGAACTCATGGACCGCTTCGAGGGCGACGAGATGCCCAGCGAAGAAGAGTTCGTCGCCACGCTCGACACCCGCCGCAAGACCGGCAAGGTGCCGCAGCTCGAGGCCACCGAAGACGAGCTCAAGAAATTCGCGCCCAAGGACGACAAGAAAGCCGACACCACCGGCACCCCGGCGGCCCCTGTGCCCGCGCTGCCGGCCGCCTACCCCCCGCTCGAAGCTGCGCGCTGA
- the dapB gene encoding 4-hydroxy-tetrahydrodipicolinate reductase — MRRVAIAGASGRMGHMLIEAVRNAPDCRLAGALDIAGSAALGADAAAFLGFTSGVPIVADLRTGLQDAQVLIDFTRPEGTMAHLAVCRELGVQAVIGTTGFSDAQKAEIAEIAKDIAIMMAPNMSVGVNVTLKLLDMAARAMATGYDIEIVEAHHRFKVDAPSGTALKMGEVIADALGRDLKDCAVYGREGITGERDPSTIGFATIRGGDIVGDHTVLFAGIGERIEISHKSSSRVTYAQGALRAVRFLGGQRNGLFDMFDVLGLR; from the coding sequence CTGCGCCGGGTCGCGATTGCCGGCGCCTCGGGCCGCATGGGCCACATGCTGATCGAAGCCGTGCGCAACGCGCCCGACTGCCGCCTGGCCGGCGCGCTCGACATCGCAGGCAGCGCGGCCCTCGGCGCCGATGCCGCGGCCTTCCTGGGCTTCACCAGCGGCGTGCCCATCGTGGCCGACCTGCGCACCGGCCTGCAAGACGCGCAGGTGCTCATCGACTTCACCCGCCCCGAAGGCACAATGGCGCACCTCGCCGTATGCCGCGAGCTGGGCGTGCAGGCCGTGATCGGCACCACCGGCTTCAGCGACGCGCAGAAGGCCGAGATCGCCGAGATCGCCAAAGACATCGCCATCATGATGGCGCCCAACATGAGCGTGGGCGTCAACGTCACGCTCAAGCTGCTCGACATGGCGGCCCGCGCGATGGCCACCGGCTACGACATCGAGATCGTCGAGGCCCACCACCGCTTCAAGGTCGACGCCCCCTCGGGCACCGCGCTCAAGATGGGCGAGGTGATCGCCGACGCGCTGGGCCGCGACCTCAAGGACTGCGCCGTGTACGGCCGCGAAGGCATCACGGGCGAGCGCGACCCGTCGACCATCGGCTTCGCCACCATCCGCGGCGGCGACATCGTGGGCGACCACACCGTGCTGTTCGCCGGCATCGGCGAGCGCATCGAAATCTCCCACAAGTCGTCCAGCCGCGTGACCTACGCGCAGGGCGCGCTGCGTGCGGTGCGCTTTCTGGGCGGACAGCGCAACGGCCTGTTCGACATGTTCGACGTGCTGGGCCTGCGCTAA
- a CDS encoding MotA/TolQ/ExbB proton channel family protein, translating into MSVLELLTHGDGVSRSVAALLLAMSIASWVVILWKAWLLRGGTRDVLRSIAAFWQSATLAEAEQKLQAFDRAELVRPAVAALRQAATEAPGGTLGATVDRNQRLTRVLRGALHGALRRLQAGQILLATVGATAPFVGLLGTVWGIYGALAGIAGQTGGFTIDKVAGPVGEALVMTAFGLAVAIPAVLAYNVFGRVVGRVEAELEGFAHDLLGSFGEAPTPAAPPPARPMPV; encoded by the coding sequence ATGAGCGTGCTCGAACTGCTGACCCACGGTGACGGCGTCAGCCGTTCGGTGGCTGCGCTGCTGCTCGCGATGTCCATCGCCAGCTGGGTCGTGATCCTCTGGAAAGCCTGGCTGCTGCGCGGCGGCACGCGCGACGTGCTGCGCAGCATCGCGGCGTTCTGGCAGTCGGCCACCCTGGCCGAAGCCGAGCAGAAGCTCCAGGCCTTCGACCGCGCCGAACTCGTGCGCCCCGCCGTGGCCGCGCTGCGCCAGGCCGCCACCGAAGCCCCCGGCGGCACGCTGGGTGCCACGGTCGATCGCAACCAGCGCCTCACGCGCGTGCTGCGCGGCGCGCTGCACGGCGCGCTGCGGCGCCTGCAGGCCGGGCAGATCCTGCTGGCCACCGTCGGCGCGACCGCGCCCTTCGTCGGCCTGCTCGGCACCGTCTGGGGCATCTACGGTGCCCTGGCGGGCATCGCGGGCCAGACCGGCGGTTTCACTATCGACAAGGTGGCCGGGCCCGTCGGCGAAGCGCTCGTCATGACGGCCTTCGGCCTCGCCGTCGCCATTCCGGCCGTGCTGGCCTACAACGTGTTCGGCCGTGTGGTGGGCCGTGTCGAGGCCGAGCTCGAAGGTTTCGCGCACGACCTGCTCGGCAGCTTCGGCGAAGCGCCGACGCCCGCCGCACCGCCGCCGGCGCGACCAATGCCCGTCTAA
- a CDS encoding ExbD/TolR family protein → MAFGRTSLGSSAAGGGRAMGAGGQRPLSDINVTPLVDVMLVLLVIFIITAPLMASSIKLDLPQTDAGQPNDTPKFVSLSVDASGKVFLNDKPVTDEELTAQLEKAAADSKDTEVQLRADQTVPYGKVVALMGIANKAGLSRIGFVTEAEAAPAKPR, encoded by the coding sequence ATGGCCTTCGGACGCACTTCGTTAGGCAGCAGCGCCGCAGGCGGCGGGCGGGCCATGGGCGCGGGCGGGCAGCGGCCGCTGTCCGACATCAACGTCACGCCGCTGGTCGACGTGATGCTGGTGCTGCTGGTGATCTTCATCATCACCGCGCCGCTGATGGCCAGCTCGATCAAGCTCGATCTGCCGCAGACCGACGCGGGCCAGCCCAACGACACACCCAAGTTCGTGAGCCTGTCGGTCGATGCGTCGGGCAAGGTGTTCCTGAACGACAAGCCTGTGACCGACGAAGAGCTGACAGCTCAGCTCGAAAAAGCCGCCGCGGACAGCAAGGACACCGAGGTGCAATTGCGCGCGGACCAGACCGTGCCCTATGGCAAGGTGGTGGCGCTGATGGGGATTGCGAACAAGGCCGGGTTGAGCCGGATCGGGTTTGTGACTGAGGCTGAAGCTGCGCCCGCAAAACCGCGCTGA
- a CDS encoding glycogen/starch/alpha-glucan phosphorylase → MTIKDFAYDHPDRDVAAFKRAVANKLIYAVGKDPVAASPDDWLHATALAVRDQLVERWMTTTRANYAQDLKRVYYLSMEFLIGRTFTNALLAVDLYGIVREALADFGVDMAALAEREPDAALGNGGLGRLAACFLDSMATLGVPGMGYGIRYEYGMFRQQIVDGQQVETPDYWLTRGNPWEFQRPEVNYRVRFGGHVQKREGKNAPYGAADWVDTHDVRAVAYDTIIPGYGTQATNTLRLWSARATEEIDLSAFNRGNYMAAVESKNHSENVSRVLYPDDSTPSGRELRLHQEYFFCSASVQDLLRRYLRNHTSFDQLSDKVSIHLNDTHPVLAVPELMRLLLDEHGLAWDVAWAHTQKVFSYTNHTLMHEALETWPVEMLGRILPRHLQIIYDINAKFLATVTQKVGNDVELMRRLSLVDEAGERRVRMAYVAVLASHSINGVSGLHSELMKQSIFSDFAKIFPERFNNKTNGVTPRRWLAQANPPLAGLLDQRIGKGWRRDLSQLEALRPMVAQPAFVRAFRHAKRENKLRLANWVGEHLKLDLDTDAMFDVQVKRIHEYKRQLLNVLHVIARYHRVLDAQASGAPVDIVPRVVVFAGKAASAYAMAKQVIRLINDVAATVNADARVGKLLKVVFLPNYSVSLAEIIMPAADLSEQISTAGTEASGTGNMKFALNGALTIGTLDGANVEMRENVGPENIFIFGHTTPEVADIRARGYQPREIYEENAELKRVLDAIRDGAFSPGEPARYQGIYDALVNWGDHYLLLADYASYVAKQAEVDALYRDADAWTRMAILNVAGMGAFSSDRTIAEYAHEIWHTKPVVLS, encoded by the coding sequence ATGACGATCAAGGACTTCGCCTACGACCACCCCGACCGCGACGTTGCCGCCTTCAAGCGCGCGGTGGCCAACAAGCTGATCTACGCCGTCGGCAAGGACCCCGTGGCCGCCAGCCCCGACGACTGGCTGCACGCCACCGCGCTGGCCGTGCGCGACCAGCTTGTCGAGCGCTGGATGACGACCACGCGCGCCAACTACGCGCAGGACCTCAAGCGCGTGTACTACCTGTCGATGGAATTCCTCATCGGCCGCACCTTCACCAACGCGCTGCTCGCTGTCGACCTGTACGGCATCGTGCGCGAGGCGCTGGCCGACTTCGGCGTCGACATGGCGGCGCTGGCCGAGCGCGAGCCCGATGCGGCGCTCGGCAACGGCGGCCTGGGGCGGCTCGCGGCCTGCTTTCTCGATTCGATGGCCACGCTCGGCGTGCCCGGCATGGGCTACGGCATCCGCTACGAATACGGCATGTTCCGCCAGCAGATCGTCGACGGCCAGCAGGTCGAAACGCCCGACTACTGGCTCACGCGCGGCAACCCATGGGAGTTCCAGCGGCCCGAGGTGAACTACCGCGTACGCTTCGGCGGCCACGTGCAAAAGCGCGAAGGCAAGAATGCGCCCTACGGCGCGGCCGACTGGGTCGACACGCACGACGTGCGCGCCGTGGCCTACGACACCATCATTCCCGGCTACGGCACGCAGGCCACCAACACCTTGCGGCTGTGGTCGGCGCGCGCGACCGAAGAGATCGACCTCTCGGCCTTCAACCGCGGCAACTACATGGCGGCGGTGGAGAGCAAGAACCACTCCGAGAACGTGTCGCGCGTGCTCTACCCCGACGACTCCACGCCCTCGGGCCGCGAGCTGCGGCTGCATCAGGAGTATTTTTTCTGCAGCGCCAGCGTGCAAGATTTGTTGCGCCGCTACCTGCGCAACCACACGAGCTTCGACCAACTGTCGGACAAGGTCAGCATCCACCTGAACGACACGCACCCGGTGCTCGCCGTGCCCGAGCTCATGCGCCTGCTGCTCGACGAGCACGGCCTGGCTTGGGACGTGGCCTGGGCCCACACGCAGAAGGTGTTCAGCTACACCAACCACACGCTGATGCACGAGGCGCTGGAGACCTGGCCGGTCGAGATGCTGGGCCGCATCCTGCCGCGCCATCTGCAGATCATCTACGACATCAACGCGAAGTTCCTGGCCACGGTGACGCAGAAGGTGGGCAACGACGTCGAGCTGATGCGCCGGCTGTCGCTGGTCGACGAAGCGGGCGAGCGGCGCGTGCGCATGGCCTACGTGGCGGTGCTGGCCAGCCACTCGATCAACGGCGTGTCGGGGCTGCATTCGGAGCTGATGAAGCAGTCGATCTTTTCCGACTTTGCCAAGATCTTTCCCGAGCGCTTCAACAACAAGACCAACGGCGTCACGCCGCGCCGCTGGCTCGCGCAGGCCAACCCGCCGCTGGCCGGCCTGCTCGACCAGCGCATCGGCAAGGGCTGGCGGCGCGACCTGTCGCAGCTCGAAGCCCTGCGGCCGATGGTCGCGCAGCCCGCCTTCGTGCGCGCCTTTCGCCACGCCAAGCGCGAGAACAAGCTGCGGCTGGCCAACTGGGTCGGCGAGCACCTGAAGCTCGACCTGGACACCGACGCGATGTTCGACGTGCAGGTCAAGCGCATCCACGAGTACAAGCGGCAGCTGCTCAACGTGCTGCACGTGATTGCGCGCTACCACCGCGTCCTCGATGCGCAGGCCAGCGGTGCGCCGGTCGACATCGTGCCGCGCGTGGTCGTGTTCGCGGGCAAGGCGGCCTCGGCCTACGCGATGGCCAAGCAGGTGATCCGCCTGATCAACGACGTGGCGGCCACCGTGAACGCCGACGCGCGCGTGGGCAAGCTGCTGAAGGTGGTGTTCCTGCCGAACTACAGCGTGAGCCTGGCCGAGATCATCATGCCGGCGGCCGACCTGTCAGAGCAGATTTCCACGGCGGGCACCGAGGCCTCGGGCACCGGCAACATGAAGTTCGCGCTCAACGGCGCACTCACCATCGGCACGCTGGACGGCGCCAATGTCGAGATGCGCGAGAACGTCGGCCCCGAGAACATCTTCATCTTCGGCCACACCACGCCCGAGGTGGCCGACATCCGCGCCCGCGGCTACCAGCCGCGCGAGATCTACGAGGAGAACGCCGAACTCAAGCGCGTGCTCGACGCCATTCGCGACGGCGCGTTCTCACCGGGCGAGCCCGCCCGCTACCAGGGCATCTACGACGCGCTCGTGAACTGGGGCGACCACTACCTGCTGCTGGCCGACTACGCGAGCTACGTGGCCAAGCAGGCCGAGGTCGATGCGCTGTACCGCGACGCGGACGCGTGGACGCGCATGGCGATCCTCAATGTGGCGGGGATGGGGGCGTTCTCGTCGGACCGGACGATTGCGGAGTACGCGCATGAGATCTGGCACACCAAGCCGGTCGTGCTGAGCTGA
- the glgA gene encoding glycogen synthase GlgA: MRILQVSAELFPLLKTGGLADIAGALPLALMAEGQDARALLPGFPAIVAGVRDLVPVAEFTAPWGERFGLRAGHVAIAGAPPIPTYVIDAPALYDRPGNPYEDTTRQPYSDNHRRFALLGWAAAQLAQGLDPGWRPDVVHAHDWHAALAPAYLAFARRAGGPHVGTVFTVHNLAYQGLFAPKHFAELGLPASAFHMNGLEYHGQVSFMKGGLCFADQLTTVSPTYALEIQTPEQGCGLDGLLRQRSNVLSGILNAVDDQVWNPSTDAALVQGYQTPEGRHMAGKARCKSVLQRQLGLAERPDAPLFIVVSRLTEQKGLHLVLGGLDTLLAQGGQLALLGSGEGWLEDAFRQRAEAAPASVSVTIGYDETLAHQLFGAGDVTLVPSLFEPCGLTQMYGLKYGSLPLVRRVGGLADTVVDCTLEDMASGAATGFVFDRFEDADYDRALRRAFALYERAADWRRVRGNAMRRPADWGTAAAQYIDVYQRALA; encoded by the coding sequence ATGCGCATCCTCCAGGTCAGCGCCGAGCTGTTTCCCCTCCTCAAGACCGGCGGCCTGGCGGACATCGCCGGCGCCCTGCCCCTGGCGCTCATGGCCGAGGGTCAGGACGCGCGCGCGCTGCTGCCGGGCTTTCCCGCCATCGTGGCCGGCGTGCGCGACCTGGTGCCGGTGGCCGAGTTCACCGCGCCCTGGGGTGAGCGCTTCGGCCTGCGCGCCGGGCATGTGGCCATTGCTGGCGCACCGCCGATTCCCACCTACGTGATCGATGCGCCCGCGCTCTACGACCGGCCCGGCAATCCGTACGAAGACACCACGCGCCAGCCTTACAGCGACAACCACCGGCGCTTCGCGCTGCTGGGCTGGGCGGCGGCGCAGCTCGCGCAGGGGCTCGACCCCGGCTGGCGGCCCGACGTCGTGCACGCGCACGACTGGCACGCGGCGCTCGCACCCGCCTACCTGGCCTTCGCGCGGCGCGCGGGCGGCCCGCACGTGGGCACCGTGTTCACTGTGCACAACCTCGCCTACCAGGGCCTGTTCGCGCCGAAGCACTTCGCCGAACTCGGCCTGCCGGCGTCGGCTTTCCACATGAACGGTCTCGAGTACCACGGCCAGGTTTCCTTCATGAAGGGCGGCCTGTGCTTCGCCGACCAGCTCACCACCGTGAGCCCGACCTACGCGCTCGAGATCCAGACGCCCGAGCAGGGCTGCGGCCTCGACGGCCTGCTGCGCCAGCGCAGCAACGTGCTCAGCGGCATCCTCAACGCGGTGGACGACCAGGTCTGGAACCCATCGACCGACGCAGCGCTGGTGCAGGGCTACCAGACACCCGAAGGCCGCCACATGGCCGGCAAGGCGCGTTGCAAGTCGGTGCTGCAGCGCCAGCTCGGGCTGGCCGAGCGCCCCGACGCGCCGCTGTTCATCGTGGTCAGCCGGCTCACCGAGCAGAAGGGTTTGCATCTCGTGCTCGGTGGCCTCGACACGCTGCTCGCGCAGGGCGGCCAGCTCGCGCTGCTGGGCAGCGGCGAAGGCTGGCTCGAAGACGCCTTCCGTCAGCGCGCAGAGGCAGCGCCCGCATCGGTGAGCGTCACCATCGGCTACGACGAAACGCTGGCGCACCAGCTCTTCGGCGCGGGCGACGTGACGCTCGTGCCCTCGCTGTTCGAACCCTGCGGCCTCACGCAGATGTACGGCCTGAAGTACGGCAGCCTGCCGCTGGTGCGCCGCGTGGGCGGGCTGGCCGACACGGTGGTCGATTGCACGCTGGAAGACATGGCCAGCGGCGCGGCCACCGGCTTCGTGTTCGACCGCTTCGAGGACGCCGACTACGACCGCGCCCTGCGCCGTGCTTTCGCGCTGTACGAACGCGCCGCCGACTGGCGCCGCGTGCGCGGCAACGCCATGCGGCGCCCGGCCGACTGGGGCACGGCGGCCGCGCAGTACATCGATGTGTACCAGCGGGCGTTGGCCTGA
- the glgC gene encoding glucose-1-phosphate adenylyltransferase, which translates to MDKLNTQGTQAPQAPLQAHQLVRRTIALVLAGGRGSRLKQLTDRRAKPAVYFGGKFRIIDFALSNCLNSGIRRMAVVTQYKSHSLMRHLQRGWSFLRAELNEMVDVLPAQQRMGDEHWYRGTADAVFQNLDIISTRSTPHDYVVVLAGDHIYKMDYSIMLKDHAERGLGCTVGCIEVPRMEATAFGVMAVDDGRQITSFLEKPADPPAMPGHPDMALASMGIYIFDSAYLYRLLEEDNANPDSSHDFGKDIIPRAVAEGRALAHPFSMSCVTRASRGPDAKAYWRDVGTIDAFWAANLDLASITPELDIYDTDWPIWTYQRQLPPAKFVLDREGKHGMTVNTIVSGGCIVSGSKISSAVLFSGVRIHSFCEINEAVLLPDVEVGRGCRLNRVVIDRGCVIPDETVIGEDAEADAARFERTETGVVLVTREMLRRLAPDPVPTAAS; encoded by the coding sequence ATGGACAAGCTCAACACCCAGGGCACGCAAGCCCCGCAGGCGCCCCTGCAGGCCCATCAACTGGTCCGCCGCACCATCGCGTTGGTGCTGGCTGGTGGCCGCGGCTCCCGCCTCAAGCAGCTCACCGACCGCCGCGCCAAGCCGGCTGTGTACTTCGGCGGCAAGTTCCGCATCATCGACTTCGCCCTGTCCAACTGCCTGAACTCCGGCATCCGGCGCATGGCGGTGGTCACGCAGTACAAGTCGCACTCGCTCATGCGCCACCTGCAGCGCGGCTGGAGTTTCTTGCGCGCCGAACTCAACGAGATGGTCGACGTGCTGCCCGCGCAGCAGCGCATGGGCGACGAGCACTGGTACCGCGGCACGGCCGATGCGGTGTTCCAGAACCTGGACATCATCAGCACCCGCTCCACGCCGCACGACTACGTGGTGGTGCTGGCCGGCGACCACATCTACAAGATGGACTACTCCATCATGCTCAAGGACCACGCCGAGCGCGGCCTGGGCTGCACGGTCGGCTGCATCGAGGTGCCGCGCATGGAGGCCACGGCCTTCGGCGTGATGGCGGTGGACGACGGCCGTCAGATCACCAGCTTCCTCGAGAAGCCGGCCGACCCGCCCGCCATGCCCGGCCACCCCGACATGGCGCTGGCCAGCATGGGCATCTACATCTTCGACTCGGCCTACCTGTACCGGCTGCTCGAGGAAGACAACGCCAACCCCGATTCGAGCCACGACTTCGGCAAGGACATCATTCCGCGCGCCGTGGCCGAGGGCCGCGCGCTGGCGCATCCGTTCAGCATGTCGTGCGTCACGCGCGCCTCGCGCGGGCCCGACGCCAAGGCCTACTGGCGCGACGTGGGCACGATTGATGCATTCTGGGCAGCCAACCTCGACCTGGCCTCGATCACCCCGGAGCTCGACATCTATGACACGGACTGGCCCATCTGGACCTACCAGCGGCAGCTGCCGCCGGCCAAGTTCGTGCTCGACCGCGAGGGCAAGCACGGCATGACGGTCAACACCATCGTCTCGGGCGGCTGCATCGTCTCGGGCTCGAAGATCAGCAGCGCGGTGCTGTTCTCGGGCGTGCGCATCCACTCCTTCTGCGAGATCAACGAAGCCGTGCTGCTGCCCGACGTGGAAGTGGGTCGCGGCTGCCGGCTCAACCGCGTGGTGATCGACCGCGGCTGCGTGATCCCCGACGAGACGGTGATCGGCGAAGACGCCGAGGCCGATGCCGCGCGCTTCGAGCGCACGGAAACGGGCGTGGTGCTGGTCACGCGCGAAATGCTGCGCCGGCTGGCGCCCGACCCTGTTCCCACGGCCGCTTCCTGA